In Euphorbia lathyris chromosome 9, ddEupLath1.1, whole genome shotgun sequence, the following are encoded in one genomic region:
- the LOC136207051 gene encoding root phototropism protein 3-like isoform X2 produces MNDQHWTVHAKFANDLTVQIGDSIFQLHQLAMVSKSGYLNRLAFQRGINQEKIRVPKIQIHDFPGGAEIFLLVVKFCYGWKVDLTAANIGPVYCAAHFLEMSDDLQQENLISKTETFLSYLLFASWEDIFQILRSCENNFSWAKELQISKRCSEAIAWKACIDPRAFTYIDDDAFAENSQNGCVAENWWFEDVSRLRIDHFLEVIELIKQKGMKSELIGSCIAHWTTKWLSQIRFGQHNLSKHLTQQLLRVTAENLIKVLPEEKNSVSCNFLLHLLKLGMMMRISSQLLNHLETRIAVMLEHCSASDLLIKNYGNNDTVYDVKIVTRVVKSYMSSVLKNSTSSRTFLVGRLVDEYLTMVARDDKLLIEQFSSLSEALPKDARYCNDTLYGAIDMYLKAHPKLTEEERTTICRAMNYHKLSEEARQHAMKNDRLPSCITTRLILLEQVNMAKSMTSSGSNFRRTKTQAVIRLSKGLDEGCITPRKEIRLMKQEVENMKVQLNALQMCRMQLQKQVKGHFVCGGI; encoded by the exons ATGAATGATCAGCATTG GACCGTTCATGCGAAATTTGCTAATGATTTGACTGTACAAATTGGGGATTCTATTTTTCAACTTCATCAG CTTGCCATGGTATCGAAAAGTGGATACTTGAATAGATTAGCATTCCAGAGAGGAATTAATCAAGAGAAAATTAGGGTGCCTAAGATCCAAATACACGATTTTCCAGGCGGAGCTGAAATATTTCTGTTAGTGGTCAAATTCTGTTATGGATGGAAAGTCGATCTAACAGCAGCGAATATCGGTCCCGTGTATTGTGCTGCACATTTCTTGGAAATGAGTGATGATCTTCAACAAGAAAATCTTATTTCCAAGACTGAAACTTTCCTGAGTTATTTACTTTTTGCATCATGGGAAGACATATTTCAGATTCTTAGAAGCTGCGAGAACAATTTTTCATGGGCGAAGGAATTACAGATCTCGAAACGATGCTCAGAAGCCATTGCTTGGAAGGCATGCATAGATCCAAGAGCATTTACTTACATTGATGATGATGCATTTGCAGAGAACTCGCAGAATGGATGCGTAGCTGAAAATTGGTGGTTCGAAGATGTTTCTCGTCTTCGAATAGATCATTTTCTCGAAGTCATTGAATTGATTAAACAAAAAGGGATGAAATCAGAACTTATTGGATCATGTATAGCTCACTGGACAACAAAATGGCTTTCTCAAATTCGTTTCGGACAACACAATCTGTCAAAACATCTAACACAACAGTTACTAAGAGTTACAGCAGAAAATTTGATTAAAGTACTTCCCGAGGAGAAAAATTCGGTTTCCTGCAATTTTCTTCTTCACCTCCTCAAGTTGGGAATGATGATGAGAATTAGTTCTCAACTGTTAAATCATCTGGAAACAAGAATAGCTGTTATGTTGGAGCACTGTTCTGCTTCAGATCTCTTAATAAAAAATTACGGCAACAATGATACGGTTTATGATGTGAAAATCGTTACAAGGGTGGTGAAATCGTATATGTCTTCCGTGTTAAAGAATTCGACATCATCGAGAACATTTCTTGTGGGACGATTGGTGGATGAATATCTAACAATGGTTGCTAGGGATGATAAGCTTTTGATCGAACAGTTCTCATCGCTTTCTGAAGCATTACCGAAAGATGCAAGATATTGCAATGACACCCTCTACGGAGCCATAGACATGTATCTAAAG GCACATCCTAAGCTTACAGAAGAAGAGAGAACAACAATATGCAGAGCTATGAACTATCATAAATTGTCGGAAGAAGCTCGTCAACACGCAATGAAGAACGATAGATTACCCTCGTGTATCACAACACGACTTATCCTTTTAGAACAAGTAAATATGGCAAAATCAATGACGAGTTCTGGATCCAATTTTCGAAGAACAAAGACTCAAGCTGTTATCAGACTAAGTAAGGGTTTAGATGAGGGATGCATCACTCCCCGGAAAGAGATAAGACTGATGAAGCAAGAGGTTGAGAACATGAAGGTGCAACTAAATGCATTGCAAATGTGTAGAATGCAACTTCAGAAACAAGTAAAGGGGCACTTTGTTTGTGGAGGAATCTAG
- the LOC136207051 gene encoding root phototropism protein 3-like isoform X1, translating into MMKNKFVSSTGRRSLDRRNVNGGLVSGGKHNRCVLFPAKASVVAEALEMNDQHWTVHAKFANDLTVQIGDSIFQLHQLAMVSKSGYLNRLAFQRGINQEKIRVPKIQIHDFPGGAEIFLLVVKFCYGWKVDLTAANIGPVYCAAHFLEMSDDLQQENLISKTETFLSYLLFASWEDIFQILRSCENNFSWAKELQISKRCSEAIAWKACIDPRAFTYIDDDAFAENSQNGCVAENWWFEDVSRLRIDHFLEVIELIKQKGMKSELIGSCIAHWTTKWLSQIRFGQHNLSKHLTQQLLRVTAENLIKVLPEEKNSVSCNFLLHLLKLGMMMRISSQLLNHLETRIAVMLEHCSASDLLIKNYGNNDTVYDVKIVTRVVKSYMSSVLKNSTSSRTFLVGRLVDEYLTMVARDDKLLIEQFSSLSEALPKDARYCNDTLYGAIDMYLKAHPKLTEEERTTICRAMNYHKLSEEARQHAMKNDRLPSCITTRLILLEQVNMAKSMTSSGSNFRRTKTQAVIRLSKGLDEGCITPRKEIRLMKQEVENMKVQLNALQMCRMQLQKQVKGHFVCGGI; encoded by the exons ATGATGAAAAACAAGTTTGTTTCCTCTACAGGAAGGAGAAGTCTTGATAGAAGGAATGTTAATGGAGGTTTGGTGTCTGGGGGTAAGCATAATAGATGTGTTCTTTTTCCGGCCAAGGCGAGTGTGGTTGCTGAAGCTCTAGAAATGAATGATCAGCATTG GACCGTTCATGCGAAATTTGCTAATGATTTGACTGTACAAATTGGGGATTCTATTTTTCAACTTCATCAG CTTGCCATGGTATCGAAAAGTGGATACTTGAATAGATTAGCATTCCAGAGAGGAATTAATCAAGAGAAAATTAGGGTGCCTAAGATCCAAATACACGATTTTCCAGGCGGAGCTGAAATATTTCTGTTAGTGGTCAAATTCTGTTATGGATGGAAAGTCGATCTAACAGCAGCGAATATCGGTCCCGTGTATTGTGCTGCACATTTCTTGGAAATGAGTGATGATCTTCAACAAGAAAATCTTATTTCCAAGACTGAAACTTTCCTGAGTTATTTACTTTTTGCATCATGGGAAGACATATTTCAGATTCTTAGAAGCTGCGAGAACAATTTTTCATGGGCGAAGGAATTACAGATCTCGAAACGATGCTCAGAAGCCATTGCTTGGAAGGCATGCATAGATCCAAGAGCATTTACTTACATTGATGATGATGCATTTGCAGAGAACTCGCAGAATGGATGCGTAGCTGAAAATTGGTGGTTCGAAGATGTTTCTCGTCTTCGAATAGATCATTTTCTCGAAGTCATTGAATTGATTAAACAAAAAGGGATGAAATCAGAACTTATTGGATCATGTATAGCTCACTGGACAACAAAATGGCTTTCTCAAATTCGTTTCGGACAACACAATCTGTCAAAACATCTAACACAACAGTTACTAAGAGTTACAGCAGAAAATTTGATTAAAGTACTTCCCGAGGAGAAAAATTCGGTTTCCTGCAATTTTCTTCTTCACCTCCTCAAGTTGGGAATGATGATGAGAATTAGTTCTCAACTGTTAAATCATCTGGAAACAAGAATAGCTGTTATGTTGGAGCACTGTTCTGCTTCAGATCTCTTAATAAAAAATTACGGCAACAATGATACGGTTTATGATGTGAAAATCGTTACAAGGGTGGTGAAATCGTATATGTCTTCCGTGTTAAAGAATTCGACATCATCGAGAACATTTCTTGTGGGACGATTGGTGGATGAATATCTAACAATGGTTGCTAGGGATGATAAGCTTTTGATCGAACAGTTCTCATCGCTTTCTGAAGCATTACCGAAAGATGCAAGATATTGCAATGACACCCTCTACGGAGCCATAGACATGTATCTAAAG GCACATCCTAAGCTTACAGAAGAAGAGAGAACAACAATATGCAGAGCTATGAACTATCATAAATTGTCGGAAGAAGCTCGTCAACACGCAATGAAGAACGATAGATTACCCTCGTGTATCACAACACGACTTATCCTTTTAGAACAAGTAAATATGGCAAAATCAATGACGAGTTCTGGATCCAATTTTCGAAGAACAAAGACTCAAGCTGTTATCAGACTAAGTAAGGGTTTAGATGAGGGATGCATCACTCCCCGGAAAGAGATAAGACTGATGAAGCAAGAGGTTGAGAACATGAAGGTGCAACTAAATGCATTGCAAATGTGTAGAATGCAACTTCAGAAACAAGTAAAGGGGCACTTTGTTTGTGGAGGAATCTAG